The following coding sequences are from one Nicotiana tabacum cultivar K326 chromosome 1, ASM71507v2, whole genome shotgun sequence window:
- the LOC107762280 gene encoding transcription factor MYB102-like has protein sequence MGRTPCCDKNGLKKGPWTTEEDQKLIDYIKKHGSGNWRTLPKNAGLQRCGKSCRLRWTNYLRPDIKRGKFSFEEEETIIHLHSILGNKWSAIAGRLPGRTDNEIKNYWNTHIRKKLLRMGIDPLTHSPRLDLLDFSSIFNPSLYNSSQVNLSRLLGVQTLVNPEILKLATSLFSSHHQNQNQNFLLPSDFQENQLFNSHFQNQLSQFVQSSQIQTPIQNIPSCTALNTTPSVPFYSDTQVMQQPNVEQFTSNISNFSSQNCQLSEWQNFTFESLLSTLSTPSSSPTSLNSNSTCINNSSTTISEEERESYCSSILNFDISNSLDVNHDFL, from the exons ATGGGAAGAACACCTTGTTGTGACAAAAATGGACTTAAGAAAGGGCCATGGACTACAGAAGAAGATCAGAAACTCATTGATTACATTAAAAAACATGGCTCTGGAAATTGGAGGACACTTCCTAAGAATGCTg GGCTTCAAAGGTGTGGAAAGAGTTGTAGGCTACGTTGGACTAACTATCTTAGGCCAGATATTAAAAGGGGAAAATTCTCCTTTGAAGAAGAAGAGACAATCATTCATTTGCATAGTATTCTTGGAAACAA GTGGTCTGCCATTGCTGGTCGCTTGCCTGGAAGGACTgataatgaaataaaaaattattggAATACACACATTCGAAAGAAGCTTCTGAGAATGGGAATTGATCCATTAACTCATAGTCCTCGTCTTgatcttcttgatttttcttccatttttaaccCTTCACTCTACAATtcatctcaagtcaatctttcaAGGTTATTAGGTGTACAAACCCTAGTAAATCCAGAAATTTTGAAATTAGCGACTTCTCTCTTTTCTTCCCACcaccaaaaccaaaaccaaaatttCTTATTGCCAAGtgattttcaagaaaatcaacTATTCAATTCCCATTTCCAAAACCAATTGTCCCAATTTGTCCAATCTAGCCAAATTCAAACCCCTATTCAAAATATTCCAAGTTGCACCGCTTTAAATACTACTCCATCTGTTCCATTTTATAGCGACACTCAAGTCATGCAACAACCAAATGTGGAGCAATTCACATCAAATATTTCTAATTTTAGCTCACAAAACTGCCAATTAAGTGAGTGGCAAAATTTTACCTTTGAATCTCTTTTGTCAACTTtatcaacaccttcatcaagtcCAACTTCGTTGAATTCGAACTCGACATGCATCAACAATAGCAGCACTACAATTTCTGAAGAAGAGAGGGAAAGCTACTGCAGCAGCATCTTGAACTTTGATATTTCAAATAGCTTGGATGTTAATCATGATTTTTTGTAA